The proteins below come from a single Ailuropoda melanoleuca isolate Jingjing chromosome 1, ASM200744v2, whole genome shotgun sequence genomic window:
- the TSPAN13 gene encoding tetraspanin-13, translating into MVCGGFACSKNCLCALNLLYTLVSLLLIGIAAWGIGFGLISSLRVVGVVIAVGIFLFLIALVGLIGAVKHHQVLLFFYMIILLLVFIVQFSVSCACLALNQEQQGQLLEVGWNNTASARNDIQRNLNCCGFRSFNPNDTCLASCVKSSHPCSLCAPIIGKYAGEVLRFVGGIGLFFSFTEILGVWLTYRYRNQKDPRANPSAFL; encoded by the exons TTGGTTAGTCTGTTGCTCATTGGAATCGCTGCGTGGGGCATTGGTTTCGGGCTGATTTCCAGCCTCCGGGTGGTCGGTGTGGTCATTGCAGTGGGCATCTTCCTGTTCCTGATTGCATTGGTAGGGCTGATTGGAGCCGTAAAACACCATCAGGTGTTGctttttttt TACATGATCATTCTCTTACTTGTATTTATTGTTCAGTTTTCTGTATCATGTGCTTGCTTAGCCCTGAACCAGGAGCAACAG GGCCAGCTTCTGGAAGTTGGTTGGAACAATACAGCAAGTGCTCGAAATGATATCCAGAGAAATTTAAACTGCTGTGGGTTTCGAAGTTTTAACCCAAATGACACCTGTCTGGCT AGCTGTGTCAAAAGCAGCCACCCATGCTCACTGTGTGCTCCAATAATAGGAAAATATGCCGGAGAAGTTTTGAGATTTGTTGGTGGCATTGGCCTCTTCTTCAGCTTTACAGAG atCCTGGGTGTTTGGCTGACCTACAGATACAGGAACCAGAAAGACCCTCGTGCTAATCCTAGTGCATTCCTTTGA
- the AGR2 gene encoding anterior gradient protein 2 homolog isoform X2, producing MEKISVSAFLLLVALSYTLAKDITAKSGAKKDTKDSGPKLPQTLSRGWGDQLIWTQTYEEALYKSKTSNKPLMIIHHLDECPHSQALKKVFAENKEIQKLAEQFVLLNLVYETTDKHLSPDGQYVPRIMFVDPSLTVRADITGRYSNRLYAYEPSDALLLLDNMKKALKLLKTEL from the exons ATGGAGAAGATCTCGGTGTCAGCATTCTTGCTCCTTGTCGCCCTCTCTTACACTCTGGCCAAAGATATCACAGCAAAATCAGGAGCTAAGAAAGACACCAAGGACTCTGGACCCAAACTGCCCCAGACCCTCTCCAGAG GTTGGGGTGATCAACTCATCTGGACTCAGACCTACGAAGAAGCTTTGTACAAATCCAAGACAAG CAACAAGCCCTTAATGATTATTCATCACTTGGATGAATGCCCACACAGTCAAG CTTTAAAGAAAGTGTTtgctgaaaataaagaaatccagAAATTGGCAGAGCAGTTTGTCCTCCTCAATCTGGTT TATGAAACAACTGACAAACACCTTTCTCCTGATGGCCAATATGTCCCCAGGATCATGTTTGTTG acCCATCCCTGACAGTTAGAGCTGACATCACTGGAAGATACTCGAATCGTCTCTATGCTTATGAACCTTCAGATGCACTTCTAC TGCTCGACAACATGAAGAAAGCTCTCAAGTTGCTGAAGACTGAATTGTAG